One window of the Pirellulales bacterium genome contains the following:
- a CDS encoding DUF1080 domain-containing protein, translating into MCKIQIATAILAWGLGYCGMVLAADFFTDAKEAGDDYAYQGEYTGKVAQNGKTVELGLQVIAGGNGKFTAVLYTGGLPGAGWTRESEPGEKLSGTVEKGALQLTGKLSRVEVAPGGTAAKLTIPDQPQPISLAKVDRASPTLGAKPPEGAIVLYGGKDDKKHWQGGSVTEDGLLASHPGGNLVCDQELGDFTLHLEFRTPFMPTASGQGRGNSGVYLQNRYELQVLDSFGLSGENNECGGFYQVAQPLVNMCLPPLVWQTYDIDFTGAKFDAAGKKTANAKVTVKHNGVVIHDNVEFKNVTPGGVGQEAPGRGPLMMQDHGNPVAYRNIWVIKK; encoded by the coding sequence ATGTGTAAAATCCAAATCGCCACAGCCATCCTGGCCTGGGGCCTGGGCTACTGCGGTATGGTCTTAGCGGCGGATTTCTTTACTGACGCTAAAGAAGCGGGGGATGATTATGCCTATCAGGGAGAATACACAGGTAAAGTTGCTCAGAACGGCAAAACCGTCGAGTTAGGATTGCAAGTGATCGCCGGGGGAAATGGCAAGTTTACCGCGGTGCTGTATACCGGCGGACTCCCCGGAGCGGGCTGGACCCGCGAGAGCGAACCGGGCGAAAAACTCTCCGGAACCGTGGAAAAGGGCGCGCTGCAACTGACGGGAAAACTGTCCCGGGTGGAGGTTGCCCCAGGAGGAACAGCGGCAAAATTGACCATTCCCGATCAACCGCAGCCCATCTCCCTGGCCAAGGTCGATCGCGCTAGCCCCACGCTCGGCGCTAAACCGCCCGAGGGAGCGATCGTGCTCTATGGCGGCAAAGACGATAAAAAACATTGGCAGGGCGGAAGCGTGACCGAAGACGGTCTCCTAGCCAGCCATCCAGGCGGTAATTTGGTCTGCGATCAAGAGTTGGGGGATTTTACCCTGCACCTGGAATTTCGCACACCGTTTATGCCGACGGCTAGCGGCCAGGGACGGGGCAATAGCGGCGTCTACTTGCAAAATCGCTACGAACTGCAGGTGCTGGACTCCTTTGGCCTGTCCGGTGAAAACAACGAATGCGGCGGGTTTTACCAGGTCGCGCAGCCCCTTGTGAATATGTGTTTGCCGCCGCTGGTTTGGCAAACGTATGATATCGATTTTACTGGTGCCAAGTTTGACGCCGCTGGTAAAAAGACCGCCAATGCCAAAGTGACGGTCAAACACAATGGCGTGGTGATTCACGACAATGTGGAATTCAAAAATGTCACTCCTGGCGGCGTCGGCCAAGAAGCCCCCGGCCGCGGTCCGCTCATGATGCAGGATCACGGCAACCCCGTGGCCTACCGCAATATCTGGGTGATAAAGAAGTAA